The following is a genomic window from Azospirillaceae bacterium.
GCCTACACCCAGGTGGAGGTGGCGGTGCGCCGGCCCGACGTCATCGCCCGCAAGGTGATGGACCCGTACGACCTCGGCGCCTGGGCCGCGGTGGTGGGGGTGGCGGAGGCCTTGAATGAGCGTCTCACCGCCCTGTCGACGCCGCGTCCACCCTTCGCCGGCCTGGACCTCGCCCGCCCGCTGGTCATGGGCATCGTCAACGTCACGCCCGACAGCTTTTCCGATGGTGGCGAGTTCGCGGGCACCGATGCCGCCATCGCCCATGGCCGCGCCCTGCTGGCGGCCGGGGCCGACATCCTGGACATCGGCGGTGAAAGCACCCGCCCCGGTGCCGCTCCGGTTTCCCCGGCGGAGGAGGCGGCGCGGGTGGTGCCGGTCATCCGCGCGCTGGCGGGTGATGGGGCGGTCATCTCCATCGACACCCGCCACGCCCTGGTCATGGCGGCGGCGCTGGATGCGGGGGCCGCCATCGTCAACGACATCACGGCGTTGGAGGGCGATCCCGACAGCCTGGCCCTGGTGGCGGCGCGTGGGTGCCCGGTGGTGCTGATGCATATGCGGGGCGACGATCCCCGCACCATGCAGGACGCCCCCAGCTACGCCGACGCCGCCCTGGACGTGATGGACTACCTGCTGGCGCGGGTGGCGGCCTGTGTCGCCGGCGGCATTCCGCGCGACCGCATCGCCGTTGATCCCGGCATCGGCTTCGGCAAGACGGTGGAGCATAATCTGGACATTCTGCGCCACGCGGCGCTGTATCATGGCACCGGCTGCGCCCTGCTGGTGGGCCTGTCGCGCAAGCGTTTCATCGCGGCCCTGTCGCGGGGGGAGGCGCCGAAGGACAGGCTGGCCGGATCGCTGGCCGCCGGCCTTGCCTGTTTCGACCGGGGCACGCACATCCTGCGGGTGCACGATGTGGCGGAGACGGTGCAGGCGCGGGCCCTGTGGCTGGGCTTGCACGGCCGCCAGGCCCCGCACATATGAGGCGAGGGCGGGCTACCGCCTGTGGTTGTTGATTTCGAACTTGGAACGGCGTGGAAGACGATGGCGCGTAAACTCTTCGGTACCGACGGCATTCGCGGCACGGCCAATACCGAGCCCATGACGGCGGAAACGGCCTTGAAGGTGGCGATGGCCGCCGCCTTGCAGTTCCGCCGCGGCAACCATCGCCATCTGGTGGTCATCGGCAAGGACACGCGCCTGTCGGGGTACATGCTGGAACCGGCGCTGACCGCCGGCTTCATCTCCATGGGCATGGACGTCACCCTGGTGGGCCCCATGCCCACGCCGGCGGTGGCCATGCTGACCCGGTCCCTGCGCGCCGACATGGGGGTGATGGTCTCCGCCTCGCACAACCCCTATTACGACAATGGCATCAAGCTGTTCGGGCCGGACGGCTACAAGCTGTCGGATGAGGTGGAGGCCGCCATCGAGGCGCGCATGGCGGAAAGCTTCAGCGCCGACCTCGCCAGCGCCAAGGATCTGGGCCGGGCCCAGCGCCTGGACGACGCCATCGGCCGTTATATCGAACAGGCCAAGGCCACCTTCCCGCGCGGCCTGCGCCTGGATGGGCTGAGGATCGTGGTCGATTGCGCCCATGGTGCGGCCTACAAGGTGGCACCCAAGGTGCTGTGGGAACTGGGGGCCGATGTCATCCCGGTGGCGGTGGCGCCCGACGGCTTCAACATCAACAAGGATTGCGGCGCCACCGCGCCCAAGGCCATGCGCGACGCCGTGGTGGCCCACGGCGCCCATCTGGGTATCGCGCTGGACGGTGACGCTGACCGCCTGATCCTGGCGGATGAGACCGGCGCCCAGATCGATGGCGACCAGGTCATGGCCCTGATCGGCAATGCCAACGCCGACGCCGGCACCCTGCGTGGCGGCGGGGTGGTGGCCACCGTCATGTCCAATTTGGGCCTGGAACTGTACCTGAAGGACCGGGGCCTCGGTCTGGCCCGCACGCCGGTGGGCGACCGCTACGTCGTGGAGCATATGCGCGAGCATGGCTACAACGTCGGGGGGGAGCAGTCCGGCCACATCGTGCTGTCCGACCATGGCACCACCGGCGATGGCCTGGTGGCCGCCTTGCAGGTCCTGGCCGTCATCCAGCAATCGGGCCGGCCGGCGTCGGAGGTCCTGCGGGTCTTCCAGGCGCTGCCCCAGGTGCTGAAGAACGTGCGCTTCGATCCGGCGGGCGGTGCCACCCCCCTGGCCGCCGGCAGCGTGAAGGACGCCATCCGCGAGGGTGAGGCCCGACTGGGCGCCACCGGCCGCGTGCTGATCCGCAAGTCGGGCACTGAGCCGCTGATCCGCGTCATGGCGGAGGGCGATGACCAGGGCCTGGTGACGGCGGTGGTGGACGACATCGTGGCCGCCATCAAGGACGTTGCCCCGGCACCGGCCGCCAAGGTCGCGGAATAAGGCCATGCGCGGCCGCGTCCTGATCGTCGCCGGGTCCGACAGTGGCGGTGGCGCCGGCATCCAGGCGGACATCAAGACGGTGACGGCGCTGGACGGCTACGCCATGACGGCGGTGGCCGCGCTGACGGCGCAGGACACCCACGGCGTCCAAGCGGTGATGCCGGTACCACCGGACTTCATCGCCCTGCAGATGCGCCTGTGCCTGGCCGACATCGGCGCCGACGCGGTCAAGACCGGCATGCTGGCGTCGGCCGAGATCATCGAGACGGTGGCCGATGTCCTGAGCGAGGTGGGGGTGCCGGCCCTGGTGGTCGACCCGGTCATGGCCGCCAAGGGCGGGCAACGCCTGCTGGAGGACCGGGCCTTGTCGGTCGCCATTGAGCGACTGCTGCCCATCACCACCCTGCTGACCCCCAACACGGTGGAGGCCACGGCCCTGACCGGCCTGGAAATCCACAGCCTGGACGACATGCGCCGGGCCGCCGACCGTCTGCTGGACTTCGGCGCCCACGCCGTCCTGGTGAAGGGCGGCCATCGCGCCGGCCCGGTGGTGACCGACCTGCTGGTGACCCCGGGTGGGGAACACACTTACAGCGCGCCGCGTTTTGACAGCGTGCACACCCACGGCACCGGCTGCACCCTGGCCTCGGCCATCGCCTGCGGCCTGGCCCAGGGGCTGGACGTTCCCGCCGCGGTGGCCCGGGCGCATGCCTATGTTCAGGAGGCCATCCGTACCGCCCCCGGTTATGGCCACGGCCACGGGCCTCTGAACCACGCCCACACGGTCAGGCCGTTTCCCTAAACCATCGGCATGAGCCGAAGCTCATGCCGTAGGACGCGACGGCGTCCGCCGCAGTTTTGTGGGGAGCGTCAGCGGACTGCAAAACGAGGATAGCCAAAGCCGCGGATGCGGCTGCCGGCGCCTGAGGAACTCCGAATACCCGGCATGGGCCGAACTCATGCCGTAGGACGCGACGGCGTCCGCCGCAGTTTTGTGGGGAACGGAGTGGGCTGGAAACCGAGGATAGCCAAAGGGCCGGACGGCCCTGCCGGCGCCTGAGGAACTCAAACCAGAGCCTCGCCCATCGCTCCAGGCTCCGCCAGCAGGTTGGCGATGACCCGCAAGCCTTGTTCCAGCACCTCCGGCCGCTCCTGCCCGCCGATGCAGATCCGCACGGCGTGGGGCGTGTCGCCGCGCGCCACGGCGAAGGCATCGGCGGGGGTGACACGCACGCCCCGGCCCAGCAGGGCGCGGGTAAAATCCTCCCGCCGCCACGGCTCCGGCAAGGGTAGCCACAGGTGCGGGCAGGCGGGATCGGAACCGGCGGCGGTCAGCACGCGGCGCGCCAGGGCCTGGCGCTCGGCCACCAGGGTGCGGCGCTGGGCGCAGGCCTCCTCGGCGGCACCCGACAACACGAATTCCGCCGCCAACTCCACGCCCAGCGGGTTGACGCCCAGCAGCGTGGCGCGCAGCAAGGTGCGCACCCGGTCCATCAGGGGGGCGGGGCACAGCAGGAAGCCGGTCCGCAGGCCCGGCATCAGGCTTTTCGACAGGCTGGTCAGGTATAGCACCCGGTCGGGATCCAGGGCTGCCAGCGGTGCGAACCCATCCTCCGTCGCCAGGAAGCCATAGACGTCGTCCTCCACCACCAGGATGCCGGCGCGACGGCAGACATCCATCACCGCCCGGCGCCGGCCCGGGCCCTGGCTGACGGTGGTGGGGTTGTGCAGCCGGGGCATGCAGTAGAGGGCGTGGGCGCCGTGGGCACGGGCCGCCTGTTCCAGCGCGTCCGGCATCAGGCCTTCGCCGTCCATGGCCACCGGCACCAGCCGTAGGTCCAGCAGGGCCGCCAGGGGCTTCACCGACGGGTAGGACAGGCGCTCCACCAGCAGGCTGTCGCCGGGGCGGGTGACGGCGGCCAGGGCCAGGTGCATGGCGTTCTGGCCGCCCGCCGTGGGCAGCAGCCGGTCGGTATCCACCATCATGCCGGTGGTCTGGCTGATCCAGGCCGCACCCGCCTGGCGGTGACGATGGGTGCCGTTGACGGGCGGATAATTCATCAGCGCCGACAGGTCGTTGCGGCCGGCCAGTTGCACCAGGGCCTGGCGCAGGCGATCCTCATTGGGGCGTTGCGCCAGGGCGTTGACCGACAGGTCGATGATTGGCGTCTCGCCCAGGGGCTCCGGCGCCGTTTCCGCCGGCCGCAGGTCGCGCACGAAGGTGCCGCGCCCGACCTCCCCCCCGATCAGGCCCTGGCGTTCGGCCTCGGCATAGGCGCGGGTGACGGTGCCGACGGTGACGCCCAGGCGCCAGGCCAGGTCCCGGTGGGTGGGCAGCTTGGCGCCGGCGGGCAGGGTGCCGCTGCCGATGTCGTCATGCAATGCTGCGGCGATGGCGCGATAGCGGGGGCCGGGACGGGTGGCGATATCGGGCAACCACATGGCGATGCTGGCCTCTGGGGCATCTATTGTCATGATGACAATATGATCATTGATCGGCGTAATCGGGCGCCATATTCGACAAGTGTATCGATTGTCGCCCATCTCGTGTCATGACAAAAAGGAGAGCCGCCATGCGCCTGCCGATCTATCAGATCGATGCCTTCACCGACCGCGTCTTCGGCGGCAACCCCGCCGCCGTGGTGCCGCTGGACGCCTGGCTGCCGGACGCGACGCTGCAGGCCATCGCGGCGGAGAACAACCTGTCGGAAACCGCCTTTTTCGTGCCGCCGGGGCCGGGCGATGACGGTGCCTGGGGCCTGCGCTGGTTCACGCCCCTGGTTGAGGTGGACCTCTGCGGTCACGCCACCCTGGCCACCGCCCACCTGATGATGAACGTCCTGCATCCGGGGACGGCGCGGGTGGTGTTCCGCACGCAGAAAGCCGGCCTGCTGACCGTGACGCGGGAGACCGAGGGGGCGGAGCGCCTGGTCCTGGATTTCCCCGCCCGGCCGCCGCAGGCGCCGGACACCGTGCATGCCGGCCTGGTGACGGCGTTGGGCGGGCCGCGACCGACGGCCATCCTGGCGTCCCGCGACTATCTGGTGGTGTATGAGGACGCGGCCACGGTGCGGGCCCTGGCGCCCGACATGGCGGGGTTGGCGGGCATCGACCGTTTCGCCGTCATCGCCACGGCGCCCGGGGATGAGCCGGGCGTGGATTTCGTCTCACGCTTCTTCGCGCCGGCCGAAGGCGTTCCGGAGGATCCGGTGACCGGCTCCGCCCACTGCACCCTGATTCCCTATTGGGCGGGGCGCCTGGGCATCGACCGGCTGACGGCGCGCCAGGTGTCGGCGCGTGGCGGCGCCCTGGCCTGCCGCCTGGATGGCGACCGCGTGCATATCGGTGGCCACGCCGTGCTGTACCTGGAGGGGCACATCACCGTCTGACGCCACCGTCTATGCCTTTCAGCGGATTGACCTGAACCTATCCGTTTGGTGAGGATGCGGGGCTTATCGCGGAGCGGAAGGGGTATGGCGGCGGCCGGTCTGTCCCCGTCCTCCCCTTATCCTTTCCGGTTCCGCGAAGCCCCTTTGCAGGTAGCTGCCGCCGCCCTTGCCCCCACCTGAACGGTCCGCCATGCCGGTTCCGGAAGGGGTGGTTGCGGACATTGTCGTTTACCGGCGCGAGGGGATGCGTGATGATGCCGGCATACACATAAAAGCGGGCGTTCATGCCGTATTCACTATACGGCAATGCCCCTCTATTTTTTCGGAGCCAGGGTCCCCGTGGATAGGCAGAAGCAACTTGTCGGAACGGTTGAAACCGCTTTCGAACTGCACAGCCTGCACAACGACCAGTGGCTTCTGGTCAAGGAAAGCCCTGACCTGCGCCAGGTGGAACCGGCGGCGGCCATGCTGGTGGACCGGCAGGAGGTGGACGGCGTGCGCATCGTTCGCCGCCGCGATTACCGGGACCACGATTTCAAAAGCCACATCACGGTGCGCAAGCGTCTGCGCCCCGGCGTCGCCGAAACCGATCCGTTGCAGATCGCCAACCCCGGCCGCGATGCCTCCTGGTGCGAACGGTCGGACGATTTCACCGGCGATGTCCAGCGCCAGGTCATCCGCGGCCTGTTCAGCCGCTACCTGGATGAGAATCGCCTGACCCCGCTTGAGGTCCTGAATTACGAAGTGCCGGCCCGGGCGCTGGACAACGCCGGCACCGTGGTCCAGGGCGCCTTGCAGCGCCTGGCCAGCCAGCAGGTGCGCGGCAGCCAGCAGACGGCCGTGTCGCGCATGAAGGAACTGATGGCCATGGTGGAGGACGGGCTGAACCGTCTGCTCACCCGGGCCAAGGCCACGCCTGTGCCGCCGCTGGCGCCGGGCGGCCTGAAGGCGCTGTCGGAAAAGCTGGCCGCCGCCGGCGATCCCATTCCCGGGCTTTATCGGGCCACCGCCGCGTATCTGGCCGGGTCCAAGACCTGGACGGAAAAGCTGGACCGTCTGTTCCGCCTGTTCAGCCCCGACCTGACGGTGCGCGAGATGCGCATCATCGACAGCGTGGCGGCGGAAATCCTGGCCTCTTCCCTGGCTCTGAAGGAATTGGTGGGGAAGGAGGCGGACCGCATCGAACTGGTGCTGAACGCCATCAACCTTTACGTAGGCAAGCTGGGCAAGGTCGACGGCGGCGGGCAGCCGCCGGGCCTGGTCACCCTGTCGGAGCTGCTGGCCCAGGGCGTGCTGCCGCGCACGCTGGCGGAATTGCGCCTGGGCCTGTTGCGCCACCTGCACGCCCGCCTGCCGTTTTATGGCGAGCGCAACATCCAGGATGAGATGCGGGCCCTGGTCCGCATCCTGGATCATCTCAAGGTCACCGCCCCGACCCTGGTGAATGATGAGGAGATCCAGGAGGCCATCGCCATCCGGGCCGACAAGCTGATCCAGCCCGAGGCCATGTCCGACCTGATGGGACAGGCGCGCGGCATCTACGCCAAGATCAACCTGGTGCTGGGCCTGGTGAACATGGCGCCCGGCCGCCATGCCAAGGCCCGGCTGGCGCCTTACCTGCGGTCCCTGATCGTGCCCGACGACATCGTCTGGGACATGGGCTGCCAGGGGCGGCGCATGGACATCATCCGGCCTTTGAGCGAACTGTCCGACCGCATCCAGAACGCCGGCGTGCCGGAGGCGGCCAAGCGCGACATGCTGGACATCCTGGACAGCGCCCTGTTCGAGACGGTGCGGACGGAGATCGTCGGCAACCAGGCCATGGGGTTCGCCGACCGCATGCTGGCCATCATCACCACCTGCGGCAACCTGCCGGAAGGCGGCCGCGCCCGTGCCTTCGCGGGTGAGACGCTGGCCACCGCCCTGCGCCGGCCGGAATTCATCCTCAACTACCTGGAACGCTTTGAAAGTTCGGCGGAACGGCGGGACAGCTACTTCCGCCTGTGCCAGGCGCTGGCCGACAGCAAGCTGGTGCCGGCGGCCCTGATACCCAACGCGGCGGCCTGACGTTTTGGGTTCCCTCAGGCGCCGGGCGTGGCCATCCGGCCACTTGGCTTCCTCGGTTTCCAGTCCGCTGACGCTCCCCTGAAACCTGCGGCGGCCGCGGTCGCGGCCTATGGCGTCGCCAAGGCCGGGCGCCTATCCGTAAGGATGTTACGTACGGCATTCCGACATGGCAGCAATGTATCGCGCCCGCATCGACATGATTGACGTTCTTGCGTGAGGCCCATAAGTTCGGCGGCGGGACACGCCCCCCCAACGGGGCGCAACTATTCTGCAAGGAATAGCATCATGACCGTACCGCCGAAGCCCGAGAGCCGGCCGTCGAATCCTAATTTTTCTTCTGGTCCCTGCGCCAAGCGTCCCGGATGGACGCTGGATGCCTTGAAGGGCGCCCTGGTGGGCCGCTCGCACCGGTCCAAGCCCGGCAAGGCCAAGCTGCAAGAGGTCATTGATCGCAGCCGCGCCCTTCTGAACATCCCGGCCGACTACCGCATCGGCATCGTCCCCGCTTCCGACACCGGTGCCGTTGAAATGGCCCTGTGGTCGCTGCTGGGCGCCCGCGGTGTCGACATGGTCGCCTGGGAAAGCTTCGGCAAGGATTGGGTGACCGACGTCGTGAAGCAGCTGAAGCTGGCCGACGCCCGCACCTTCACCGCCGGCTACGGCAAGCTGCCGGACCTGGCGCAGGTCGATTTCAAGAACGACGTGGTCTTCACCTGGAACGGCACCACCTCCGGTGTGCGCGTGCCCAACGGTGACTGGATCGCGGATGATCGCGAAGGCCTGACCATCTGCGACGCCACCTCCGCTGCGTTCGCCATGGACCTGCCGTGGGACAAGCTGGATGTGGTCACCTGGTCCTGGCAGAAGGTGCTGGGCGGTGAGGCCGCGCACGGCATGCTGGTGCTCAGCCCCCGCGCCGTCGCCCGCCTGGAAAGCTACAAGCCGGCCTGGCCGCTGCCCAAGATTTTCCGCATGACCAAGGACGGCAAGATCGTCGAAGGCATCTTCAAGGGTGAGACCATCAACACCCCGTCGATGCTGGCGGTCGAGGACGCCCTGGACGGCCTGCGCTGGGCCGAATCCGTGGGCGGCCTGAAGGGCCTGATCGAACGGTCCGAGGCCAACCTGGCGGCCGTGGCCGACTGGGCGGATGCCGGCACCACCGCGGCCTTCCTGGCCGACGTGCCCGCCACCCGGTCCTGCACCTCCATCTGCCTGAAGTTCGCCGATCCCAAGTTGGCGACCCAGACGCCGGAAGTGCAGGCGGAAGTGGCCAAGAAGGTCGCTTCCCTGCTGGAAAAGGAAGGCGTGGCGCTGGACGCCGGCGCCTACCGCGACGCCCCCCCGGGCCTGCGTATCTGGGGCGGCGCCACGATCGAGCGGTCCGACATCCAGGCGCTGCTGCCCTGGATCGACTGGGCCTACGCCACGGTCGCGGCCGAACTGGTCGCCTGATCCACGGCTTCGCGTCTTAGTTACGCCTATTCCTGACATACGGCCTGGCGCCGCCCCCTACCCGGAAACCATCCGGACGGGCGGCGCCGGCCCATCCTTTCAAAGGATCCAGAGCCATGCCCAAGGTTCTCATTTCGGACAGCCTGAGCCCCCGCGCCGTCGAAATCTTCAAGGAACGCGGCGTCGAGGTCGATGTGATCACCGGCCTGAAGCCGGATGAGCTGAAGGCCATCATCGGCAAGTACGATGGCTTGGCCATCCGCTCGTCCACCAAGGTCACCAAGGAAGTGCTGGCGGTCGCCACCAACCTGAAGGTGGTCGGCCGCGCCGGCATCGGCGTCGACAACGTGGACGTGCCCGCCGCCACCGCCAGCGGCGTGGTGGTCATGAACACCCCCTTCGGCAACTCCATCACCACCGCCGAACACGCCATCGCCATGATGTTCGCGCTGGCCCGTGAAATCCCGGCCGCCAACACCTCCACCCACGCCGGCAAGTGGGAAAAGAACCGCTTCATGGGTGTGGAGCTGTACGGCAAGGTCCTGGGCGTCATCGGCTGCGGCAACATCGGTTCCATCGTCGCCGACCGCGCCTTGGGCCTGAAGATGCGCGTCGTCGCCTTCGATCCCTTCCTCTCGGCCGAACGCGCCCAGGATCTGGGCGTGGAGAAGGTGGAACTGGACGAGCTGCTGCGCCGCGCCGACTTCATCACTCTGCACACGCCGCTGACCGACGCCACCCGCAACGTGCTGGACGCCAAGGCGCTGGCCAAGACCAAGCCAGGCGTGCGCATCATCAACTGCGCCCGCGGCGGCCTGATCGTCGAGGCCGACCTGAAGGCGGCCCTGGACAGCGGCCATGTCGCCGGTGCCGCCCTGGACGTGTTCGCGGAAGAGCCGGCTAAGGAAAGCATCCTGTTCGGTAACGAGAAGGTCATCTGCACCCCGCACCTGGGCGCCTCCACCACGGAAGCGCAGGAGAACGTGGCCCTGCAGGTGGCCGAGCAGATGTCCGACTTCCTGGTCACCGGCGCCGTGGTCAATGCCCTGAACATGCCGTCGGTCTCGGCCGAAGACGCGCCCAAGCTGAAGCCCTACATGAAGCTGGCCGAACAGCTGGGCGGCTTCGCCGGCCAGATCACCGAGACGGGCCTGAAGTCCGTGACGGTGGAGTATGAGGGCCAGGTCGCCGACCTGAACACCCGTCCGCTGACCGCCATTGTCCTGATGGGTCTGCTGTCGCCCCTGCTGGCCTCGGTCAACATGGTCAACGCCCCCGTCATCGCCCGCGAGCGGGACATCAAGGTGGCGGAGACCAAGCGCGACGATGCCGCCGACTACCAGACCCTGATCCGCGTCGTGGTGCAGACGGAGCGGGCCACCCGCACCGTGGCCGGCACCCTGTTCGGCGGTGAGAAGCCCCGTATCGTCCAGATCGAGGAAGTGCCGATCGAAGCGGAACTGAGCCAGCACATGCTGTTCATCCGCAACGAGGACAAGCCCGGCTTCATCGGCAAGCTGGGCACCACCCTGGGCGATGCCGGCGTGAACATCGCCACCTTCCACCTGGGTCGCACCGAGGCCGGCGCCAACGCCATCGCGCTGGTGTCCGTGGACCTGGAGGTGGGCGAGGGCCTGCTGGAACGCATCCAGGGCCTGCCCAGCGTGGTCCGCGCCAAGGCGCTGCGCTTCTCCGCCTGATCGTTGCGGTTTGTTTGAATGCCAAGGGCCGTCCCGGAGGAATCCGGGGCGGCCTTTTGCATGGCGCACGGCTGGCACGCTTGATCGTTGCGAGAGCGAACCAAATAAAACAACGTCGGATCGCAAGACCTGAATTTGGGCGTAAACCCGCCTGTCCTTATGTGGTATTAAGGGGCGCCGGCTGGGCCGTCCCGGCAGGGGACGCCCGGGCCGCTGATCCAGCGACACCATTCAACCGTCAGGTGCCATCGATGAGCTCCACCTCCTCCCCGTTGAAGACCGAGTTGTCCGCCGCCCTCCAGGAAATCATCCAGGAGCTGGAGCTCCTGCGCACCGAGGTCGAGAAGGTCGGCACCGTCGCTCAGCAGATTGACGCCATCGCCAAGCAGACCAACCTGCTGGCCCTGAACGCCACCATCGAAGCCGCCCGCGCGGGTGAGGCCGGCAAGGGCTTCGCCGTCGTCGCCGGTGAAGTGAAGAACCTGTCGGGCCAGACCGCCGCCGCCACCGCCGAAATCTCCTCGGTGACGCAGAGCCTGACCAAGCGTACCCAGCACCTGCACCACCTGGTTGGCAAGGCGACGCAGCACACCTGACGCCGCCGCCGGTCGCAAGGG
Proteins encoded in this region:
- the folP gene encoding dihydropteroate synthase, with protein sequence MLPSTPRPSVHLDPWVPAGPIAPADVHLTPMGLLSGPQAADGVPLAGTALAYTQVEVAVRRPDVIARKVMDPYDLGAWAAVVGVAEALNERLTALSTPRPPFAGLDLARPLVMGIVNVTPDSFSDGGEFAGTDAAIAHGRALLAAGADILDIGGESTRPGAAPVSPAEEAARVVPVIRALAGDGAVISIDTRHALVMAAALDAGAAIVNDITALEGDPDSLALVAARGCPVVLMHMRGDDPRTMQDAPSYADAALDVMDYLLARVAACVAGGIPRDRIAVDPGIGFGKTVEHNLDILRHAALYHGTGCALLVGLSRKRFIAALSRGEAPKDRLAGSLAAGLACFDRGTHILRVHDVAETVQARALWLGLHGRQAPHI
- the glmM gene encoding phosphoglucosamine mutase; translation: MARKLFGTDGIRGTANTEPMTAETALKVAMAAALQFRRGNHRHLVVIGKDTRLSGYMLEPALTAGFISMGMDVTLVGPMPTPAVAMLTRSLRADMGVMVSASHNPYYDNGIKLFGPDGYKLSDEVEAAIEARMAESFSADLASAKDLGRAQRLDDAIGRYIEQAKATFPRGLRLDGLRIVVDCAHGAAYKVAPKVLWELGADVIPVAVAPDGFNINKDCGATAPKAMRDAVVAHGAHLGIALDGDADRLILADETGAQIDGDQVMALIGNANADAGTLRGGGVVATVMSNLGLELYLKDRGLGLARTPVGDRYVVEHMREHGYNVGGEQSGHIVLSDHGTTGDGLVAALQVLAVIQQSGRPASEVLRVFQALPQVLKNVRFDPAGGATPLAAGSVKDAIREGEARLGATGRVLIRKSGTEPLIRVMAEGDDQGLVTAVVDDIVAAIKDVAPAPAAKVAE
- the thiD gene encoding bifunctional hydroxymethylpyrimidine kinase/phosphomethylpyrimidine kinase; translated protein: MRGRVLIVAGSDSGGGAGIQADIKTVTALDGYAMTAVAALTAQDTHGVQAVMPVPPDFIALQMRLCLADIGADAVKTGMLASAEIIETVADVLSEVGVPALVVDPVMAAKGGQRLLEDRALSVAIERLLPITTLLTPNTVEATALTGLEIHSLDDMRRAADRLLDFGAHAVLVKGGHRAGPVVTDLLVTPGGEHTYSAPRFDSVHTHGTGCTLASAIACGLAQGLDVPAAVARAHAYVQEAIRTAPGYGHGHGPLNHAHTVRPFP
- a CDS encoding PLP-dependent aminotransferase family protein, which encodes MTIDAPEASIAMWLPDIATRPGPRYRAIAAALHDDIGSGTLPAGAKLPTHRDLAWRLGVTVGTVTRAYAEAERQGLIGGEVGRGTFVRDLRPAETAPEPLGETPIIDLSVNALAQRPNEDRLRQALVQLAGRNDLSALMNYPPVNGTHRHRQAGAAWISQTTGMMVDTDRLLPTAGGQNAMHLALAAVTRPGDSLLVERLSYPSVKPLAALLDLRLVPVAMDGEGLMPDALEQAARAHGAHALYCMPRLHNPTTVSQGPGRRRAVMDVCRRAGILVVEDDVYGFLATEDGFAPLAALDPDRVLYLTSLSKSLMPGLRTGFLLCPAPLMDRVRTLLRATLLGVNPLGVELAAEFVLSGAAEEACAQRRTLVAERQALARRVLTAAGSDPACPHLWLPLPEPWRREDFTRALLGRGVRVTPADAFAVARGDTPHAVRICIGGQERPEVLEQGLRVIANLLAEPGAMGEALV
- a CDS encoding PhzF family phenazine biosynthesis protein encodes the protein MRLPIYQIDAFTDRVFGGNPAAVVPLDAWLPDATLQAIAAENNLSETAFFVPPGPGDDGAWGLRWFTPLVEVDLCGHATLATAHLMMNVLHPGTARVVFRTQKAGLLTVTRETEGAERLVLDFPARPPQAPDTVHAGLVTALGGPRPTAILASRDYLVVYEDAATVRALAPDMAGLAGIDRFAVIATAPGDEPGVDFVSRFFAPAEGVPEDPVTGSAHCTLIPYWAGRLGIDRLTARQVSARGGALACRLDGDRVHIGGHAVLYLEGHITV
- a CDS encoding phosphoserine transaminase, which encodes MTVPPKPESRPSNPNFSSGPCAKRPGWTLDALKGALVGRSHRSKPGKAKLQEVIDRSRALLNIPADYRIGIVPASDTGAVEMALWSLLGARGVDMVAWESFGKDWVTDVVKQLKLADARTFTAGYGKLPDLAQVDFKNDVVFTWNGTTSGVRVPNGDWIADDREGLTICDATSAAFAMDLPWDKLDVVTWSWQKVLGGEAAHGMLVLSPRAVARLESYKPAWPLPKIFRMTKDGKIVEGIFKGETINTPSMLAVEDALDGLRWAESVGGLKGLIERSEANLAAVADWADAGTTAAFLADVPATRSCTSICLKFADPKLATQTPEVQAEVAKKVASLLEKEGVALDAGAYRDAPPGLRIWGGATIERSDIQALLPWIDWAYATVAAELVA
- the serA gene encoding phosphoglycerate dehydrogenase yields the protein MPKVLISDSLSPRAVEIFKERGVEVDVITGLKPDELKAIIGKYDGLAIRSSTKVTKEVLAVATNLKVVGRAGIGVDNVDVPAATASGVVVMNTPFGNSITTAEHAIAMMFALAREIPAANTSTHAGKWEKNRFMGVELYGKVLGVIGCGNIGSIVADRALGLKMRVVAFDPFLSAERAQDLGVEKVELDELLRRADFITLHTPLTDATRNVLDAKALAKTKPGVRIINCARGGLIVEADLKAALDSGHVAGAALDVFAEEPAKESILFGNEKVICTPHLGASTTEAQENVALQVAEQMSDFLVTGAVVNALNMPSVSAEDAPKLKPYMKLAEQLGGFAGQITETGLKSVTVEYEGQVADLNTRPLTAIVLMGLLSPLLASVNMVNAPVIARERDIKVAETKRDDAADYQTLIRVVVQTERATRTVAGTLFGGEKPRIVQIEEVPIEAELSQHMLFIRNEDKPGFIGKLGTTLGDAGVNIATFHLGRTEAGANAIALVSVDLEVGEGLLERIQGLPSVVRAKALRFSA